The Natrinema salifodinae genome includes a window with the following:
- the pdhA gene encoding pyruvate dehydrogenase (acetyl-transferring) E1 component subunit alpha, which yields MDDSPRPVTPAPASVDTGVDPLSQGDLEIETYRVVRPDGSFDADRVPDLDDDELRDLYRWMLLQRVYDDRATKLQRRGRLGTVASGRGQEASIVGSGYALSRDDWIFPYGREAGALLMHGLSMRDLLLYWRGIEDASRMEGANVFGMAISIGSHIPLATGKAWGMRLEGQDAVAFANLGDGATSTGAFHEGMNFAGVLGAPAVFFCQNNQYAISLPFDEQTNAETVAQKALAYGLDGIRVDGNDVLAVYNAVSTARERALDGNPVLVEAVTYRRGAHTTSDDPTRYRADDEVDEWKERDPLERYQAFLEETGRWDAIDEEAIREEIEEEFDEAVDAADAFEERGIEEIFEYLHEEMPPELKRQLEEFRELLEERPDMDDYIERRPKG from the coding sequence ATGGACGACAGCCCACGACCAGTGACCCCAGCGCCGGCGTCGGTCGACACCGGCGTCGATCCGCTCTCGCAGGGGGATCTGGAGATCGAAACGTACCGCGTGGTACGTCCCGACGGGTCGTTCGACGCCGATCGGGTCCCGGATCTCGACGACGACGAACTCCGCGATCTCTACCGCTGGATGCTGCTGCAACGCGTCTACGACGATCGGGCGACGAAACTACAGCGGCGCGGCCGGCTCGGCACGGTCGCTTCGGGCCGCGGGCAGGAAGCCAGCATCGTCGGCAGCGGCTACGCGCTCTCCCGGGACGACTGGATCTTCCCGTACGGTCGCGAGGCCGGCGCGCTGTTGATGCACGGGCTTTCGATGCGCGATCTCCTGTTGTACTGGCGCGGCATCGAGGACGCTTCGCGGATGGAGGGCGCGAACGTCTTCGGCATGGCCATCTCGATCGGCTCACACATCCCGCTCGCGACCGGCAAGGCCTGGGGGATGCGACTCGAGGGCCAGGACGCCGTCGCGTTCGCGAACCTCGGCGACGGAGCGACCTCGACCGGCGCGTTCCACGAGGGGATGAACTTCGCCGGCGTCCTCGGCGCGCCAGCGGTATTCTTCTGCCAGAACAATCAGTACGCGATCTCGCTGCCGTTCGACGAGCAGACGAACGCCGAGACGGTCGCCCAGAAGGCCCTCGCTTACGGTCTCGACGGCATCCGCGTCGACGGCAACGACGTGCTCGCGGTCTACAACGCGGTCTCGACCGCCCGCGAACGCGCCCTCGACGGGAACCCGGTCCTGGTCGAGGCCGTCACCTACCGGCGCGGCGCGCACACGACCAGCGACGACCCGACGCGGTACCGCGCCGACGACGAGGTCGACGAGTGGAAAGAGCGCGATCCGCTGGAGCGCTACCAGGCGTTTCTCGAGGAGACCGGTCGATGGGACGCGATCGACGAGGAAGCGATCCGCGAGGAGATCGAGGAAGAATTCGATGAGGCGGTCGACGCCGCCGACGCCTTCGAGGAACGCGGCATCGAGGAGATCTTCGAGTACCTCCACGAGGAGATGCCGCCGGAACTGAAACGGCAACTCGAGGAGTTCCGCGAGCTATTGGAGGAGCGACCCGACATGGACGACTACATCGAACGGCGGCCGAAGGGGTGA
- a CDS encoding ABC transporter permease → MDVTRAAAVDRNDVVAVGKSIYSLVLVLLLWEYAAQNGMIHYYFLPPLSDVLATFYELTVDGTMIEHAYLTFRRALVGLVIACVLGVVVGVLSARNRLMAWFWDPIIEVGYPVPVIALVPVFMFWFGTGDLPKIVLVAVGCFWPVAINARNATRDVDENLIWSARMMGTSDRGLLRRVVIPAAAPGIISGIQIALPISLIVTFVFEMVAGGGGLGHLEIQGVRSFDSAQVYASLIAIMILGFALDRALRILRARLLSWS, encoded by the coding sequence ATGGACGTAACTCGTGCCGCGGCCGTCGACCGGAACGACGTCGTCGCCGTCGGAAAGTCGATCTACTCGCTCGTGCTCGTGTTGCTCCTGTGGGAGTACGCCGCCCAGAACGGCATGATCCACTACTACTTCCTGCCGCCGCTGTCGGACGTCCTCGCGACCTTCTACGAGCTGACGGTCGACGGGACGATGATCGAGCACGCCTACCTGACGTTTCGCCGGGCGCTGGTCGGCCTGGTGATCGCGTGCGTCCTCGGCGTCGTCGTCGGCGTGTTGTCCGCCCGGAACCGGCTCATGGCCTGGTTCTGGGACCCGATTATCGAGGTCGGCTACCCGGTGCCGGTGATCGCACTCGTGCCCGTGTTCATGTTCTGGTTCGGGACCGGCGACCTCCCGAAGATCGTGCTGGTCGCCGTCGGCTGTTTCTGGCCGGTGGCGATCAACGCCCGCAACGCGACCCGCGACGTCGACGAGAACCTGATCTGGTCGGCGCGGATGATGGGCACCTCGGACCGAGGGCTGCTCCGAAGGGTCGTTATTCCGGCCGCGGCGCCGGGGATCATCTCGGGCATCCAGATCGCGCTGCCGATCTCGCTGATCGTCACGTTCGTCTTCGAGATGGTCGCGGGCGGCGGCGGGTTGGGCCACCTCGAGATTCAGGGCGTCCGCTCGTTCGATTCGGCGCAGGTGTACGCGTCGCTCATCGCAATCATGATCCTGGGGTTCGCCCTCGACCGAGCGCTGCGGATCCTCCGGGCGCGGCTGCTCAGCTGGTCCTGA
- the lpdA gene encoding dihydrolipoyl dehydrogenase: MVVGDVPTGTDVLIIGGGPGGYTAAIRAAQHGLDATLVEKDAYGGTCLNYGCIPSKALLTATDIAHEARQAEEFGVRADPTVDMRTLVEWKDGVVDRLTGGVEKLCKANGVNLIEGTATFVDEHTVRIAHGGEGQGSESVEFEHAVIATGSRPISLPGFDFGDEPVWSSRDALDADAVPEALVVVGAGYIGMELSTAFTKAGADVTVVEALDDALPNYEDDVTRVVRERAADLGIDFHFGERASEWRDADGDGIEVVTEREDGDERVYDADRVLVAVGREPVTEGLELDAIGLEPDERGFLPTDEHARTAVDHVMAVGDVAGEPMLAHEASAAGLVAAGVAAGEPAALDHRAIPAAVFTDPEIGTVGLTEAEAAAAGYDPVVGTMPLRASGRALTLGESDGFVRLVADAETGFVLGGQAVAPEASELIGELGLAIELGARLEDLGGTVHAHPTLSEAVMEAAENARERTIHTLNR; the protein is encoded by the coding sequence ATGGTCGTCGGAGACGTACCCACCGGCACTGACGTACTGATCATCGGCGGCGGACCGGGCGGCTACACGGCCGCGATCCGCGCCGCGCAACACGGACTCGACGCGACCCTGGTCGAGAAGGACGCCTACGGCGGGACCTGCCTCAATTACGGCTGTATCCCCTCGAAGGCGTTGCTGACGGCCACGGACATCGCCCACGAGGCCCGCCAGGCCGAGGAGTTCGGCGTCCGCGCCGACCCGACCGTCGACATGCGGACGCTGGTCGAGTGGAAGGACGGCGTCGTCGACCGGCTCACCGGCGGCGTCGAGAAGCTCTGCAAGGCCAACGGCGTGAACCTGATCGAGGGAACGGCGACGTTCGTCGACGAACACACGGTCCGCATCGCCCACGGCGGCGAGGGACAGGGCAGCGAGTCCGTCGAGTTCGAGCACGCCGTCATCGCGACGGGGAGCCGCCCGATATCGCTGCCCGGGTTCGACTTCGGCGACGAGCCGGTCTGGTCCTCGCGCGACGCGCTTGACGCCGACGCCGTCCCGGAGGCCCTGGTCGTCGTCGGCGCGGGCTACATCGGAATGGAGCTCTCGACGGCGTTCACGAAGGCCGGCGCCGACGTCACGGTCGTCGAGGCGCTCGACGACGCGCTTCCCAACTACGAAGACGACGTCACCCGCGTCGTCAGAGAGCGCGCCGCGGACCTGGGCATCGACTTCCACTTCGGCGAGCGCGCGAGCGAGTGGCGCGACGCCGACGGCGACGGAATCGAGGTCGTCACCGAGCGCGAGGACGGCGACGAGCGCGTCTACGACGCCGATCGCGTCCTGGTCGCCGTCGGCCGCGAGCCCGTGACCGAGGGCCTCGAGCTGGATGCCATCGGTCTCGAACCGGACGAGCGCGGGTTCCTCCCGACCGACGAGCACGCGCGGACCGCCGTCGACCACGTCATGGCGGTCGGCGACGTGGCCGGCGAGCCGATGCTCGCTCACGAGGCCAGCGCGGCGGGGCTCGTCGCCGCCGGCGTCGCGGCCGGCGAACCCGCGGCGCTGGATCACCGGGCGATCCCCGCGGCGGTGTTCACCGATCCCGAGATCGGGACCGTCGGCTTGACCGAGGCGGAGGCGGCGGCGGCCGGGTACGACCCCGTCGTCGGAACGATGCCGTTGCGCGCCAGCGGCCGCGCGCTCACGTTGGGCGAGTCCGACGGGTTCGTGCGGCTCGTCGCCGACGCGGAGACCGGCTTCGTCCTCGGCGGCCAGGCCGTCGCGCCCGAGGCGTCGGAACTGATCGGCGAGCTCGGCCTGGCGATCGAACTGGGTGCGAGACTCGAGGACCTGGGCGGCACCGTCCACGCGCACCCGACGCTCTCGGAGGCGGTGATGGAGGCAGCCGAGAACGCGCGGGAGCGGACGATTCACACGCTGAACCGGTGA
- a CDS encoding ABC transporter ATP-binding protein, with product MVDGQVTISELEKVYESGDERTTAVEDLSLDVPSGEFLSVVGPSGCGKSTLLYLVAGFLDGTSGTIAVDGDPIDGPGTDRGVVFQDYALFPWRTVMGNVTYGLEEAGVGKEERRSTAQRFIDMMDLDGFEDKYPKELSGGMKQRVALARTLAYDPKILLMDEPFGALDQPLRESLQDHLIDIWRDLEKTVMFITHDVEEAVYLSERVMIMTRHPGTKKTTVEIDLDRSRPREEIIMSDEYTATKNDVWQSLREETTPEAQL from the coding sequence ATGGTTGACGGACAAGTTACGATTTCGGAACTCGAGAAGGTGTACGAGTCGGGAGACGAACGCACGACGGCGGTCGAGGACCTCTCGCTGGACGTCCCCAGCGGGGAATTCCTCAGCGTCGTCGGACCGAGCGGCTGCGGGAAGAGCACGCTGCTCTATCTCGTCGCCGGCTTCCTCGACGGGACGTCGGGGACGATCGCCGTCGACGGCGACCCGATCGACGGCCCCGGGACCGATCGCGGCGTCGTCTTCCAGGACTACGCGCTCTTCCCGTGGCGGACGGTCATGGGAAACGTGACCTACGGGCTCGAGGAGGCGGGCGTCGGTAAGGAGGAGCGCCGGTCGACCGCCCAGCGGTTCATCGATATGATGGACCTCGATGGCTTCGAGGACAAGTACCCGAAGGAGCTGTCGGGCGGGATGAAACAGCGGGTCGCGCTCGCGCGGACGCTGGCGTACGATCCGAAGATCCTCCTGATGGACGAGCCGTTCGGGGCGCTCGACCAACCGCTGCGCGAGTCCCTGCAGGACCACCTCATCGATATCTGGCGCGACCTCGAGAAGACGGTCATGTTCATCACCCACGACGTCGAGGAGGCGGTCTACCTCTCCGAACGCGTGATGATCATGACCCGCCATCCCGGAACGAAGAAGACCACCGTCGAGATCGACCTCGATCGCTCTCGACCCCGCGAGGAGATCATCATGTCCGACGAGTACACCGCCACGAAAAACGACGTCTGGCAATCGCTCCGGGAGGAAACGACCCCCGAGGCGCAACTCTAA
- a CDS encoding ABC transporter permease codes for MSYADFRFDALDETLPAPFRRVAWFVVEWIPLVIVAGLWELASGTVVSSEILPPPTAVFRVTWDLLASGQVLPHLQMSLYRIAVGLGLSIAVGVALGVGMARSKPIENVFEVFLALLYPIPKAALVPLAILWLGVGTETAILIVFLACLLPIVLNSYNAARDVDRNLIWSAQMMGMPSWKIPIKVVVPATIPSILTGIRQAIPIAFIALVSAELIASNQGIGFEILRYGQIGNYTSMFAVLVIISGAAFFAVRGYEWLERKVVRWT; via the coding sequence ATGTCCTACGCCGACTTCAGATTCGACGCGCTGGACGAAACGCTCCCGGCCCCGTTCCGACGGGTCGCCTGGTTCGTCGTCGAGTGGATCCCACTGGTCATCGTCGCGGGGCTGTGGGAACTGGCAAGCGGCACCGTCGTCTCGAGCGAGATCCTCCCGCCGCCGACGGCGGTCTTCCGAGTCACGTGGGACCTGCTCGCGAGCGGGCAGGTCCTCCCGCACCTCCAGATGTCGCTCTACCGGATCGCGGTCGGGCTCGGACTGAGCATCGCGGTCGGCGTGGCGCTCGGCGTCGGGATGGCCCGGTCGAAGCCGATCGAGAACGTCTTCGAGGTGTTCCTGGCGCTTCTCTATCCGATCCCGAAGGCCGCGCTCGTGCCGCTGGCGATCCTCTGGCTCGGCGTCGGCACGGAGACGGCGATCCTGATCGTCTTCCTCGCCTGCCTGCTCCCGATCGTCCTCAACAGCTACAACGCCGCGAGAGACGTCGATCGGAACCTGATCTGGTCGGCTCAGATGATGGGAATGCCCTCGTGGAAGATCCCGATCAAGGTCGTCGTCCCCGCGACGATCCCGAGCATCCTGACCGGGATCCGCCAGGCGATCCCGATCGCGTTCATCGCGCTGGTGAGCGCCGAACTCATCGCCTCGAACCAGGGCATCGGGTTCGAGATCCTCCGGTACGGGCAGATCGGGAACTACACGTCGATGTTCGCCGTTCTCGTGATCATCTCCGGGGCGGCATTCTTCGCCGTCCGCGGCTACGAGTGGCTCGAACGGAAGGTGGTTCGATGGACGTAA
- a CDS encoding malate dehydrogenase: MHIAVIGGASTIGSTVAYTLATTDPTIDITLVDPATEAAWAHAVDITHATFHAATTPVDGDRAASFGTVRAVGPDELPDLDPAPDLAIVTAAAPRPDDATDRDAREAELEANRAIVDDVAEQLQGIDPVPVLVLTNPIDRLTYRLWDRLAWPRERVLGYSLSETARTAHEIGRLTDSHPATVYCPVMGEHGEGVVPVFSRLRIDGEPTTLTDDQRAAVREYVRSVPFEIAARRGAAETSRWVTSAGVVRVIRTMFAERTSTGADAAATANAPADPVCLSTPLDGEYGFDDGCLSVPVTLTPSGVSEIVEWELADEERERLAAAHESVVADL, from the coding sequence ATGCACATTGCAGTGATCGGCGGCGCAAGCACGATCGGCTCGACGGTGGCCTACACGCTGGCGACGACGGACCCGACGATCGATATCACGCTCGTCGACCCGGCGACCGAGGCTGCGTGGGCCCACGCCGTCGATATCACCCACGCTACGTTCCACGCCGCGACCACTCCGGTCGACGGCGACCGCGCGGCATCGTTCGGTACCGTCCGGGCCGTCGGCCCCGACGAACTTCCCGACCTCGATCCGGCCCCCGACCTCGCGATCGTCACCGCCGCCGCGCCGCGGCCGGACGACGCGACCGATCGCGACGCTCGCGAGGCGGAACTCGAGGCCAACCGCGCTATCGTCGACGACGTGGCCGAGCAGTTGCAGGGCATCGACCCGGTTCCCGTCCTCGTGCTGACGAACCCCATCGACCGGCTCACGTATCGACTCTGGGACCGCCTGGCCTGGCCGCGGGAGCGCGTTCTCGGCTACTCGCTGTCGGAGACCGCGCGGACGGCCCACGAGATCGGGCGGCTGACGGACTCGCACCCGGCGACCGTCTACTGCCCCGTCATGGGCGAACACGGCGAGGGCGTCGTGCCGGTTTTCTCGCGGCTCCGCATCGACGGCGAGCCGACGACGCTGACCGACGACCAGCGCGCGGCCGTCCGCGAGTACGTCCGGAGCGTTCCCTTCGAGATCGCAGCGCGACGCGGCGCCGCCGAGACGTCGCGCTGGGTCACGAGCGCCGGGGTGGTGCGGGTAATCCGAACGATGTTCGCCGAGCGGACGTCGACGGGGGCCGACGCAGCTGCGACGGCAAACGCGCCCGCCGACCCGGTTTGCCTCTCGACGCCGCTGGACGGCGAGTACGGCTTCGACGACGGCTGTCTGAGCGTCCCGGTGACGCTGACGCCGTCCGGCGTCAGCGAGATCGTCGAGTGGGAACTCG
- a CDS encoding ABC transporter substrate-binding protein, translated as MLPRSRRTFLKSGTAVAAAGLTGLAGCVGGGGGDDALGFNFTVPIENLGSLLDIPDIQDQLGNIGDEYELNVSQDSSTPDSLNALAAGESDICLVTTVSYASAVMQEAVPGNITMLATDFWDAHDDYYGFTIFSHSDSDITEPEDMEGATLGVNSLGTGIHSVYQRQLLELGLDPDEDVEFVEQDFPTFTAGLEDGIFDVAIYPALFAPQARNNGFNEVFSSQDVWDGEYPFAYVVASNNALDQKEDAVQSWMEDYVDVVDYMFENRDEVVSLASEHFEIPEELVDSFFLTEQDYYRDQIEIDFDRLQFAIDEMHEMGFTDDTFDVEEHATNEYLP; from the coding sequence ATGCTACCACGTAGCAGGAGAACATTCCTCAAGTCCGGCACTGCGGTCGCCGCTGCCGGCCTCACCGGCCTGGCCGGCTGCGTCGGCGGGGGAGGCGGCGACGATGCGCTGGGGTTCAACTTCACCGTTCCCATCGAGAACCTGGGGTCGCTGCTCGACATCCCGGATATTCAGGATCAGCTCGGGAACATCGGCGACGAGTACGAGCTGAACGTCTCGCAGGATTCGAGCACGCCGGACTCGCTGAACGCGCTGGCGGCCGGCGAGTCTGACATCTGTCTCGTGACGACGGTCAGCTACGCCTCGGCGGTGATGCAGGAAGCCGTCCCCGGCAACATCACGATGCTCGCGACCGACTTCTGGGACGCACACGACGACTACTACGGGTTCACCATCTTTTCGCACAGCGACTCGGACATCACCGAACCCGAAGACATGGAAGGTGCGACCCTGGGCGTCAACTCGTTGGGGACCGGCATCCACTCGGTGTACCAGCGCCAGCTTCTGGAACTCGGCCTGGATCCCGACGAGGACGTCGAATTCGTCGAACAGGACTTCCCCACGTTCACGGCCGGTCTCGAGGACGGGATCTTCGACGTCGCCATCTACCCGGCCCTGTTCGCGCCCCAGGCACGGAACAACGGCTTCAACGAGGTGTTCTCCAGTCAGGACGTCTGGGACGGGGAGTACCCGTTCGCGTACGTCGTCGCGTCGAACAACGCCTTAGACCAGAAGGAAGACGCCGTCCAATCGTGGATGGAAGACTACGTCGACGTCGTCGACTACATGTTCGAGAACCGCGACGAGGTCGTCTCGCTGGCCAGCGAGCACTTCGAGATCCCGGAAGAGCTAGTCGATTCGTTCTTCCTGACGGAGCAGGACTACTACCGGGACCAGATCGAGATCGACTTCGATCGCCTTCAGTTCGCGATAGACGAGATGCACGAGATGGGCTTTACCGACGACACGTTCGACGTCGAGGAGCACGCGACCAACGAGTACCTGCCCTGA
- a CDS encoding IclR family transcriptional regulator, with protein sequence MTTSDTGPETPVKTAQTTFRIVEALKTLDGATVTAIAERLDLPKSSAYNYLKTLEHEGYVVSDGGEYELGLRFLDLGAYARQKKKLYTVAKPELRSVAEETGELANLLVEENGHGVFIVRERGPDAVNIDSYTGQCVHLHTTALGKTILAHLPSDRRDEIIDRYGLPAKTDRTITDRETLLNELDEIRQNEVAYDREERIKGLHCVAVPVFEDDRISGAISVSGPNSRMDDERIRETILPQLRHAANIVELNQTYS encoded by the coding sequence ATGACAACCAGCGACACAGGGCCGGAAACGCCCGTGAAAACGGCTCAGACGACGTTCAGGATCGTCGAGGCGCTAAAAACGCTCGACGGTGCGACGGTGACGGCGATCGCCGAGCGGCTGGATCTCCCGAAGAGCAGCGCGTACAACTACCTCAAGACCCTCGAGCACGAGGGGTACGTCGTCAGCGACGGCGGGGAGTACGAACTCGGGCTGCGATTCCTCGATCTGGGCGCGTACGCCCGCCAGAAGAAGAAATTGTACACCGTAGCGAAGCCGGAACTCAGGTCCGTCGCCGAGGAGACCGGCGAACTGGCCAACCTCCTCGTCGAGGAGAACGGACACGGGGTGTTCATCGTCCGGGAGCGCGGCCCGGACGCGGTCAACATCGATTCTTACACCGGCCAGTGCGTGCACTTACACACGACCGCGCTCGGCAAGACGATCCTCGCCCACCTCCCATCGGACCGACGGGACGAGATTATCGATCGGTACGGGCTGCCGGCGAAGACGGACCGGACGATCACCGATCGGGAGACCCTGCTCAATGAACTCGACGAGATTCGCCAAAACGAGGTCGCGTACGATCGGGAGGAGCGGATCAAAGGGCTCCACTGCGTCGCGGTACCGGTCTTCGAGGACGATCGGATCTCCGGCGCGATCAGCGTGTCCGGACCGAACAGCCGAATGGACGACGAGCGGATTCGAGAGACTATCCTCCCACAGCTCCGGCACGCGGCGAACATCGTCGAACTCAACCAGACGTATTCGTGA
- a CDS encoding alpha-ketoacid dehydrogenase subunit beta: MNATIIDAINDALHEEMRNDDRTLVFGQDVAESGGVFRATDGLLEEFGSDRVLDTPLSEIAIVGGAVGLATHGFRPIAEIQFSGFLPPAFDQLVTNASRIRWRTRGELTAPMVVRTPYGAGVRALEHHSESLEAIYGHVPGLKVAIPSTPHDAKGMLISAIRDPDPVLFMEPKHVYRSLREEVPEGTYTEPLGQAAVRQEGEDVTVISWGAMMHKTLEAVDNLDDVDAEVIDLRTISPLDRATITESVRKTGRCVVVHEAAKTGGLAGELIATINDEVLMYLEAPVERVTGFDVPVPLLSMEDYYIPHPPRIEEAITETVAY; this comes from the coding sequence ATGAACGCGACAATCATCGACGCGATCAACGACGCACTGCACGAGGAGATGCGAAACGACGACCGGACGCTCGTCTTCGGCCAGGACGTCGCCGAGTCCGGCGGCGTGTTCCGGGCGACCGACGGGCTCTTGGAGGAGTTCGGCTCCGATCGCGTGCTCGACACCCCGCTCTCGGAGATCGCGATCGTCGGCGGCGCGGTCGGCCTGGCGACCCACGGCTTCCGCCCGATCGCGGAGATCCAGTTCTCCGGGTTCCTGCCGCCGGCATTCGACCAACTGGTCACGAACGCCAGCCGCATCCGCTGGCGGACCCGCGGCGAACTCACCGCGCCGATGGTCGTCCGGACGCCCTACGGGGCCGGCGTGCGAGCGCTGGAACACCACTCCGAGAGCCTGGAGGCGATCTACGGCCACGTTCCCGGTCTCAAGGTCGCGATTCCGTCGACGCCCCACGACGCCAAGGGGATGCTCATAAGCGCCATCCGCGATCCGGATCCGGTCCTGTTCATGGAGCCGAAACACGTCTACCGCTCGCTGCGCGAGGAGGTCCCCGAAGGGACCTACACCGAACCGCTCGGCCAGGCGGCCGTGCGACAGGAGGGCGAGGACGTCACGGTCATCTCGTGGGGCGCGATGATGCACAAGACCCTCGAAGCCGTCGACAACCTCGACGACGTCGACGCCGAGGTGATCGACCTGCGGACCATCTCGCCGCTCGACCGAGCAACGATCACCGAGTCAGTCCGGAAGACCGGCCGCTGCGTCGTCGTCCACGAGGCAGCCAAGACCGGCGGCCTGGCCGGCGAACTCATCGCGACGATCAACGACGAGGTCCTGATGTACCTCGAAGCGCCGGTCGAGCGCGTGACCGGCTTCGACGTGCCCGTCCCGCTGCTCTCGATGGAGGACTACTACATCCCGCACCCGCCGCGGATCGAGGAAGCGATCACGGAAACCGTCGCGTACTGA
- a CDS encoding dihydrolipoamide acetyltransferase family protein, which translates to MVRTEFALPDVGEGVAEGELVAWLVEPGDRVAEDQPIAEVETDKALVEIPSAYDGVVEELRAAEGETIPVGETFVVFDVDEADAPSDTGASESETAGDRADSTAPPGDGDAGTGRTDQPDQTDQDEAIPNGRVFAPPSVRRLARELGVDLAAVQEADPGSRLSERDVRDAAGEAAATETESDAETPSESASIGAVGPESGTVEAESASIETDAVSVESPDLGCGSNSAESRPQAAAGRDRTLAMPATRRLTREEGVDVDDVPASERRDGQPYVTPEDVRSYAAGSAGAPPASSAPGPESAVLAAEGSQAAAETATESRGSTGADQADGPRPGDRIPYAGVRRTIGEQMATSKYTAPHVSHHDEVEVSELVDARSRLKERAEERGVKLTYLPFAVKAVVAALKEVPAINGELDEEREEIVLHDEYNIGIAVATDAGLMVPVIENADRKGLLELAREIDNKAARARDRSIGLDELQGGTFTITNIGAIGGEYASPIINHPEAGILALGSLKERPWAEDGELLARPTLPISMSVDHRIVDGAEAARFTNEVKRYLNEPELLLLE; encoded by the coding sequence ATGGTGCGAACGGAGTTTGCGCTTCCCGACGTCGGCGAGGGTGTCGCCGAGGGCGAACTCGTCGCCTGGCTCGTCGAGCCGGGCGACCGCGTCGCGGAAGACCAACCAATCGCGGAAGTCGAGACCGACAAGGCGCTCGTCGAGATCCCGTCGGCCTACGACGGCGTCGTCGAGGAACTGCGCGCCGCGGAAGGCGAAACGATTCCCGTCGGCGAGACCTTCGTCGTCTTCGACGTCGACGAGGCCGACGCGCCGAGCGATACCGGTGCGTCGGAATCGGAGACGGCAGGCGACCGGGCCGACTCGACCGCGCCGCCAGGCGACGGCGATGCCGGGACGGGACGGACCGATCAGCCGGATCAGACGGACCAAGACGAGGCGATCCCGAACGGGCGCGTGTTCGCGCCGCCGAGCGTCCGGCGGCTCGCGCGGGAATTGGGCGTCGACCTCGCCGCCGTACAGGAGGCCGATCCCGGCAGTCGGCTCTCGGAACGGGACGTCCGCGACGCCGCCGGGGAGGCGGCCGCGACCGAGACGGAATCGGACGCGGAAACCCCGTCCGAGTCCGCCAGCATCGGCGCAGTCGGACCCGAATCCGGGACGGTCGAAGCCGAGTCCGCGTCCATCGAGACCGACGCCGTCAGTGTCGAAAGCCCCGACCTCGGATGCGGGAGTAATTCGGCCGAGTCGCGGCCGCAGGCGGCCGCCGGCCGCGATCGAACTCTAGCAATGCCGGCGACGCGTCGCCTGACCCGCGAGGAGGGCGTCGACGTCGACGACGTGCCAGCGAGCGAGCGGCGGGACGGCCAGCCGTACGTGACGCCGGAGGATGTGCGTTCGTACGCGGCAGGCTCGGCGGGCGCTCCGCCGGCGTCATCGGCACCGGGACCGGAGTCTGCGGTATTGGCCGCGGAAGGATCACAGGCCGCAGCCGAGACCGCGACAGAGTCGCGGGGATCGACGGGCGCGGACCAGGCCGACGGCCCACGACCGGGCGATCGGATCCCCTACGCGGGCGTTCGGCGGACGATCGGCGAGCAGATGGCGACCTCGAAGTACACGGCGCCCCACGTGAGCCACCACGACGAGGTCGAGGTTTCCGAACTCGTCGACGCGCGCAGTCGGCTCAAGGAGCGGGCCGAAGAGCGGGGCGTCAAGCTCACGTACCTGCCGTTCGCGGTCAAGGCCGTCGTCGCGGCGCTGAAGGAGGTGCCGGCGATCAACGGCGAACTCGACGAGGAGCGCGAGGAGATCGTCCTCCACGACGAGTATAACATCGGGATCGCCGTCGCGACCGACGCCGGGCTCATGGTCCCGGTGATCGAGAACGCCGACCGCAAGGGACTGTTGGAGTTGGCCCGCGAGATCGACAACAAGGCCGCCCGCGCCCGCGACCGGTCGATCGGCCTCGACGAACTGCAGGGCGGCACCTTCACGATCACCAACATCGGCGCCATCGGCGGCGAGTACGCCTCGCCGATCATCAACCATCCCGAAGCGGGCATCCTGGCGCTCGGCTCGCTGAAAGAACGCCCCTGGGCCGAGGACGGCGAGCTCCTCGCCAGGCCGACGCTGCCGATCTCGATGTCGGTCGATCACCGGATCGTCGACGGCGCCGAGGCCGCGCGGTTCACGAACGAGGTCAAACGGTACCTGAACGAACCGGAACTGCTCCTACTCGAATAA